A genomic segment from Longimicrobium sp. encodes:
- a CDS encoding Uma2 family endonuclease, giving the protein MIAQAHGTADAVSYEDFLRAYDGVRAEWVDGKVVEMSPQTDRHLLIWGFLYKAISGFVAQKGIGGLVGQAGFQVRLSPKVAREPDVFYLAPDNEHRFKRTFVDGPVDLAVELISPDSRVRDRRDKFVEYAQSGVREYWIIDPDAETVEVFRLAAGAYAPVPLGDPPRVASEVIPGLWIDPAWMWTEKPNEWAAFREWGLI; this is encoded by the coding sequence ATGATCGCGCAGGCGCACGGAACGGCCGACGCGGTGAGCTACGAGGACTTCCTCCGGGCGTACGACGGGGTTCGCGCGGAATGGGTGGACGGGAAGGTGGTGGAGATGAGCCCGCAGACGGACCGGCACCTGCTGATCTGGGGATTTCTGTACAAGGCGATCAGCGGCTTCGTCGCGCAGAAGGGGATCGGCGGCCTGGTGGGGCAGGCAGGGTTCCAGGTACGGCTCAGCCCCAAGGTGGCGCGCGAGCCGGACGTGTTCTACCTGGCGCCCGACAACGAGCACCGGTTCAAGCGCACTTTCGTGGACGGGCCGGTAGACCTGGCGGTGGAGCTGATCAGCCCGGACAGCCGGGTGCGCGACCGGCGCGACAAGTTCGTGGAATACGCCCAGAGCGGCGTGCGGGAATACTGGATCATCGACCCGGACGCGGAGACGGTGGAGGTCTTCCGGCTGGCTGCGGGCGCGTACGCGCCCGTGCCGCTGGGAGACCCGCCGCGCGTGGCCAGCGAGGTGATCCCGGGGCTGTGGATCGATCCAGCGTGGATGTGGACGGAGAAGCCGAACGAATGGGCGGCGTTCAGGGAATGGGGGCTGATTTGA
- a CDS encoding Uma2 family endonuclease, which produces MSTQAPLQLDARTLSFEEFLEAYDGVHAEWVDGRVRLVSPGNERQSDLSLWLGALVRYWADLHDLGRTYLPNYSMKLSDGTAREPDVFFVRSEHLDRVRGTYVDGPADLVIEILSPSTRGVDRGEKFYEYEQAGVAEYWLIDPAREAAEAYRLDASGRYELVALGDPAVLRSNVLPGLEIPAPWLWQKPLPSLPWVFRQWEA; this is translated from the coding sequence ATGTCTACGCAGGCCCCGCTGCAGCTGGACGCACGGACGTTGTCCTTCGAGGAGTTCCTGGAGGCGTACGATGGGGTGCACGCGGAGTGGGTGGATGGGCGGGTGCGTCTCGTGAGCCCGGGAAACGAGCGGCAGTCGGACCTCTCGTTGTGGCTGGGCGCGCTGGTGCGTTACTGGGCGGACCTGCACGACCTCGGGCGTACGTACCTGCCCAACTACTCGATGAAGCTGAGTGACGGCACGGCCCGCGAGCCGGACGTCTTCTTCGTGCGGTCAGAGCACCTGGACCGCGTCCGCGGGACCTACGTCGACGGACCCGCGGACCTCGTGATCGAGATCCTCAGCCCGTCGACGCGCGGGGTGGACCGGGGCGAAAAGTTCTATGAATACGAGCAGGCCGGGGTCGCCGAGTACTGGCTGATCGATCCCGCGCGGGAGGCCGCCGAAGCCTATCGCCTGGACGCGAGCGGCAGGTACGAACTGGTGGCGCTCGGAGATCCGGCTGTGCTGCGGAGCAACGTGCTGCCGGGGCTGGAGATCCCCGCTCCCTGGCTGTGGCAGAAGCCGCTTCCTTCGCTGCCGTGGGTCTTCCGGCAGTGGGAAGCGTGA
- the opp4C gene encoding oligopeptide ABC transporter permease, with protein MVWWTWKSVSGKQLAKSRTRGDSQWSIAMRHFKKNRLAMGGMAVMILLYVITLVTPLIAPYDPAAQGDIITSRYLPPSGEHLFGTDKFGRDIFSRTLYGAQISLSIGFVAVGISITLGTMVGALSGYFGGWVDAVLMRVTDMMLAFPRLVLLIVVIAIFENPSFWLVVIVLGLTGWMGTSRIVRGEVLSLREREFVQAARALGFSDFRIITRHVVPNTMAPVIVSATLGIGLTILTEASLSFLGLGVQPPTPTWGNMVADGRDALTQAWWIATFPGLAIVLTVVAFNLLGDGLRDALDPRLRT; from the coding sequence ATGGTGTGGTGGACGTGGAAGTCGGTCAGCGGCAAGCAGCTGGCGAAGTCGCGCACCCGGGGCGACTCGCAGTGGTCCATCGCCATGCGGCACTTCAAGAAGAACCGCCTGGCCATGGGCGGCATGGCGGTGATGATCCTGCTGTACGTGATCACGCTGGTCACCCCGCTGATCGCCCCGTACGACCCGGCGGCGCAGGGCGACATCATCACCTCGCGCTACCTGCCGCCCTCGGGCGAGCACCTGTTCGGCACCGACAAGTTCGGGCGCGACATCTTCAGCCGCACGCTGTACGGCGCGCAGATCTCGCTTTCCATCGGCTTCGTGGCCGTAGGCATCAGCATCACGCTGGGGACCATGGTGGGCGCGCTTTCCGGCTACTTCGGCGGCTGGGTAGATGCCGTGCTGATGCGCGTCACCGACATGATGCTGGCCTTTCCGCGGCTGGTGCTGCTGATCGTGGTGATCGCCATCTTCGAGAACCCCTCGTTCTGGCTGGTGGTGATCGTGCTGGGGCTGACGGGGTGGATGGGTACGTCGCGCATCGTGCGCGGCGAGGTGCTGTCCCTGCGCGAGCGCGAGTTCGTGCAGGCGGCACGGGCGCTGGGGTTCAGCGACTTCCGCATCATCACCCGCCACGTGGTGCCCAACACCATGGCCCCGGTGATCGTGTCGGCCACGCTGGGCATCGGCCTGACCATTCTGACGGAGGCGTCGCTCTCGTTCCTGGGCCTTGGCGTGCAGCCGCCCACGCCCACCTGGGGGAACATGGTGGCCGACGGGCGCGACGCGCTGACGCAGGCGTGGTGGATCGCCACCTTCCCGGGACTGGCCATCGTGCTGACGGTGGTCGCCTTCAACCTGCTGGGCGACGGCCTGCGCGACGCGCTGGACCCGCGCCTGCGCACGTGA
- a CDS encoding ABC transporter permease, which yields MLAYLVRRLLGAIPLLLGILTLIFFVLQLAPGDPIAKFANPNVSPEVLEQMRRNFGLDRPLHEQYGKWLWSFVTGDFGYSFGQMRPINEILPGILWNTMQLTLISLVVIFVVGMLIGIVQAVRQYSIADNVLTFLALFFYSMPSFWFALMLILIFSLRAGQEGWALSFPASGMTSIDYEYLTGGEKFRDRVMHLILPAIALGIGSAAGVARYMRGAMLEVIHQDFIRTARAKGLSERTVVFKHALRNALIPIITLLGLYLPFLLSGAVLVETIFAWPGMGRAIVDAILARDYPMVMATSFVIASMVVLGNLLSDVLYAVVDPRIRND from the coding sequence ATGCTCGCATACCTGGTCCGGCGGCTGCTCGGCGCCATTCCCCTTCTGCTGGGGATCCTGACGCTCATCTTCTTCGTGCTTCAACTGGCGCCGGGCGACCCGATCGCCAAGTTCGCCAATCCGAACGTGAGCCCCGAGGTGCTGGAGCAGATGCGCCGCAACTTCGGGCTCGACCGGCCGCTCCACGAGCAGTACGGCAAGTGGCTGTGGAGCTTCGTCACGGGTGACTTCGGCTACTCGTTCGGGCAGATGCGGCCCATCAACGAGATCCTGCCGGGGATCCTGTGGAACACCATGCAGCTCACCCTGATCTCCCTGGTGGTGATCTTCGTGGTGGGCATGCTGATCGGCATCGTGCAGGCGGTGCGGCAGTACTCCATCGCCGACAACGTGCTGACCTTCCTGGCGCTGTTCTTCTATTCGATGCCCAGCTTCTGGTTCGCCCTGATGCTCATCCTGATCTTCTCGCTGCGGGCGGGGCAGGAAGGGTGGGCGCTGAGCTTTCCGGCCTCGGGGATGACGAGCATCGACTACGAGTACCTGACAGGCGGTGAGAAATTCAGGGACCGGGTGATGCACCTGATCCTTCCCGCCATCGCCTTGGGGATCGGGTCGGCGGCGGGCGTCGCGCGGTACATGCGCGGGGCCATGCTCGAGGTCATCCACCAGGACTTCATCCGCACGGCGCGGGCGAAGGGGCTTTCGGAGCGCACCGTGGTCTTCAAGCACGCGCTGCGCAATGCGCTGATCCCCATCATCACCCTGCTGGGGCTGTACCTGCCCTTCCTGCTGTCGGGCGCGGTGCTGGTGGAAACCATCTTCGCCTGGCCGGGAATGGGGCGTGCCATCGTCGACGCCATCCTGGCGCGCGACTACCCGATGGTGATGGCCACCTCGTTCGTGATCGCCTCGATGGTGGTGCTGGGCAACCTGCTTTCGGACGTGCTGTACGCCGTGGTCGACCCCCGCATTCGGAACGACTGA